Genomic segment of Terriglobales bacterium:
CGAGTGACCTTCTGTCCGTCAATGATCAAAGCCGACGCGAAAGTGTGTCGGAGCGAGTGAATTGTGACCTGCCGCAACTTGGCTCGCTTCAGAGCGGGGCGCAAGCCCTCCTGCGCGATGGTGCTGCGGTGCCGAGGTGTACCTTCGGCATTCGGAAAGACCAGACCCAGCGCACTGGGTGGACACGCGAGCTTCCATCGCTTCAGTGCAGACAGCAGCTCTGGTGTCAGGGGAATCAATCGGCGTGAACTTGGCGTCTTCGGTTCGTAAAACCTGGGCTTTGAGGTTCCTTCCGAGGTCCGGTCCTTGGCCCATGATACACTTCGGCGGATCGCGATCGTGGCGGCGTCGAAGTCAACGTCGGGCCAGGTGAGTGCGGTCAGCTCACCAACGCGCGCGCCCGTCAAGACCGCAGTCAGGAAAAACGTGCGATAGTAACCCTGGTCCGCTTCTGCGATGAGACGTGATGCTTCGTCGGGTGACAGCACGCGATCTGGCGCCGGAACTGGTATGCGGACGCGCCGGTTCAGGTCGCAGATTTCGAGGCCCTCTCCTGAGGGGCGCCGTCGTGGCACGAACTGCACCCACTACCCGGACGGCGTGTGGGGTTATCTGCCATCCGCTTATGTAGTAGCGGCACAAAATGTACGTGTACTGGAACGCAATCACGCAACGTTACGAAGCAAAACACCCCGTAGCGGCTACACTTGGCCGCCATCGGTGGGCGAACACCTCACCCGAGCAGCATCGCGCCTTCGCTCAAGCTGGTGCGCGCAAAGCGTTGGGAAGGGCTCGACGCCGAGGCGCGGCGCTCGGGAGTTACCATGTGCTCGGTCTCGCAGTGTTGCAAATGGGGAAAGCAGCCATGACCCTTCTGAGTAACTCAACCAGAACGCGCTGCGGTGAGCGCCGCAGCCAGAAGGGAGGCTCCGATGGAGAAGATAGGTGGCACATCTTAAAGTGCGGTCCGGGCTTTCTGCGGGCGCTGTTGTTGCAGTGTGCGTGGAGTGCCGTACGCCAAGGTTGCGACACGGAGCTGCAGGAACGCTTCGCCAACCTGGCTCCGCGGATTGGGCGCAAACGAGCGATCATCGCGGTGGCCCGGAAACTGGCGATCAAGGTGCGCGGGCGCTGGCGCCGCCACCTGCTGGCCAGCGAGCCAGCGGCGGCAGTGGCGGTGTAGCCGTCAGAGGAACCCGTCGGCACCGGCGGCAACGGGAACTCGCGCGCGACTCCCTGCGTGCCCCCTCTTGGTCCACCACTACTCACAGCGTATTGTCAACCACTGCGCAGAACAGATTGTGGACGCTTCAGAGTTTGGCAGGAGTCGATCATCATTGCGAAGCACTGGCTGCGGCCACGAACAATAACTTGGTGGGTGTCCCCCCGGGGCACAC
This window contains:
- a CDS encoding site-specific integrase — translated: MLSPDEASRLIAEADQGYYRTFFLTAVLTGARVGELTALTWPDVDFDAATIAIRRSVSWAKDRTSEGTSKPRFYEPKTPSSRRLIPLTPELLSALKRWKLACPPSALGLVFPNAEGTPRHRSTIAQEGLRPALKRAKLRQVTIHSLRHTFASALIIDGQKVTR